A region from the Vespula pensylvanica isolate Volc-1 chromosome 9, ASM1446617v1, whole genome shotgun sequence genome encodes:
- the LOC122631616 gene encoding adenylyl cyclase-associated protein 1 isoform X3: MSIAGYEDLLAGSVKEYLQLSQKIGGDVATHSQMVEKAFQIQLRFIQLAASRSAPMNQSEQMSLLAPTSTQIQQIQEFSEKNRNSAFFNHLAAISGSIPALGWVAVSPTPAPYVKEMNDAGQFYTNRVLKDWKEKDKTHVDWCKAWVQALTDLQQYVRQHHTTGLVWAKSGSAPVGIPPPPPPSMPLPDVSALNVSDDRSALFAEINQGEGITKNLKKVTSDMQTHKNPSLRTGPAPFKAPVLGNAVSAKSVTPANVPIDKPPVFTKDGKKWLVEYHKGNKDLLVDNVEMNNVVYMFRCQDSTMVVKGKVNSIVMDSCRKSSVVFDSVVSSIEFVNCQSVQMQVLGKVPTISIDKTDGCQMYLNSESLDVELITSKSSEMNVMVPKGNGDYTEYPVPEQFKTTISPKGLSTIAVDSLG, translated from the exons atgTCGATAGCAGGATACGAGGACCTTTTGGCAGGATCGGTGAAGGAATATCTTCAGCTAAGTCAAAAGATTGGCGGGGATGTAGCTACTCACAGTCAAATGGTTGAAAAAGCTTTCCA AATCCAACTACGTTTCATCCAACTGGCTGCATCTCGCTCGGCGCCGATGAATCAATCCGAACAAATGTCTCTCCTTGCACCAACCTCGACGCAGATTCAACAGATACAAGAATTCAGCGAGAAGAATAGAAACTCCGCGTTCTTTAATCATCTCGCTGCTATCAGCGGAAGTATTCCAGCATTGGGATGGGTCGCGGTCTCTCCGACGCCAGCTCCTTACGTAAAGGAAATGAACGATGCTGGACAATTTTATACCAATCGCGTTTTGAAGGATTGGAAAGAGAA AGACAAAACGCACGTGGATTGGTGTAAAGCGTGGGTACAAGCATTGACCGATCTTCAGCAATACGTTCGACAACATCATACGACGGGATTGGTATGGGCCAAGTCTGGTTCTGCGCCAGTGGGGattccaccaccaccaccgccgtcGATGCCTTTGCCCGACGTCTCTGCTTTGAACGTCAGTGACGATAGAAGTGCTCTCTTCGCTGAAATTAATCAAGGGGAAGGTATTACGAAGA ACTTGAAGAAAGTCACGTCGGACATGCAGACTCATAAGAATCCGTCTTTAAGAACCGGACCAGCTCCTTTCAAAGCTCCGGTTCTTGGCAACGCGGTATCAGCGAAATCAGTAACACCTGCTAATGTACCGATCGATAAACCTCCGGTATTTACTAAAGATGGCAAAAAGTGGCTTGTG GAATATCACAAAGGTAACAAGGACTTGCTCGTCGACAACGTCGAGATGAACAACGTTGTCTACATGTTCCGTTGCCAGGACAGTACCATGGTCGtcaaaggaaaagtaaattcCATCGTGATGGATTCTTGCCGCAAATCATCGGTTGTATTCGACTCGGTCGTATCGAGTATCGAGTTCGTCAACTGCCAAAGCGTACAGATGCAA GTACTCGGAAAGGTGCCAACTATTTCGATCGACAAGACGGACGGCTGTCAAATGTATCTCAATTCGGAATCATTGGACGTCGAGCTCATAACAAGCAAATCTAGCGAAATGAATGTCATGGTACCGAAAGGGAATGGAGATTAC
- the LOC122631616 gene encoding adenylyl cyclase-associated protein 1 isoform X2, translating into MPHVNEPKQRKESRMVPETYKSILNMWQNRCEANDREEHLEDLVNRLENVTKRLERVPAQSAVAQTQETAVQTNTPSPKKPQPVSTRNAAASPLSSPEKASIVWSINGNNNSNNMSIAGYEDLLAGSVKEYLQLSQKIGGDVATHSQMVEKAFQIQLRFIQLAASRSAPMNQSEQMSLLAPTSTQIQQIQEFSEKNRNSAFFNHLAAISGSIPALGWVAVSPTPAPYVKEMNDAGQFYTNRVLKDWKEKDKTHVDWCKAWVQALTDLQQYVRQHHTTGLVWAKSGSAPVGIPPPPPPSMPLPDVSALNVSDDRSALFAEINQGEGITKNLKKVTSDMQTHKNPSLRTGPAPFKAPVLGNAVSAKSVTPANVPIDKPPVFTKDGKKWLVEYHKGNKDLLVDNVEMNNVVYMFRCQDSTMVVKGKVNSIVMDSCRKSSVVFDSVVSSIEFVNCQSVQMQVLGKVPTISIDKTDGCQMYLNSESLDVELITSKSSEMNVMVPKGNGDYTEYPVPEQFKTTISPKGLSTIAVDSLG; encoded by the exons ATGCCGCACGTAAATGAACCGAAGCAGAGGAAGGAATCTCGGATGGTTCCGGAAACGTACAAGAGCATATTGAATATGTGGCAGAATC GTTGCGAAGCGAACGACAGGGAGGAACATCTGGAGGATTTGGTGAATCGACTTGAGAACGTAACTAAGCGATTGGAGAGAGTACCGGCACAGTCTGCTGTAGCTCAAACTCAAGAAACCGCGGTGCAAACTAACACCCCGTCACCGAAGAAACCGCAACCGGTGTCGACGAGAAACGCAGCGGCGTCGCCTTTATCGTCGCCCGAAAAAGCGTCGATAGTTTGGTCGATCAAcggcaacaacaacagcaacaacatgTCGATAGCAGGATACGAGGACCTTTTGGCAGGATCGGTGAAGGAATATCTTCAGCTAAGTCAAAAGATTGGCGGGGATGTAGCTACTCACAGTCAAATGGTTGAAAAAGCTTTCCA AATCCAACTACGTTTCATCCAACTGGCTGCATCTCGCTCGGCGCCGATGAATCAATCCGAACAAATGTCTCTCCTTGCACCAACCTCGACGCAGATTCAACAGATACAAGAATTCAGCGAGAAGAATAGAAACTCCGCGTTCTTTAATCATCTCGCTGCTATCAGCGGAAGTATTCCAGCATTGGGATGGGTCGCGGTCTCTCCGACGCCAGCTCCTTACGTAAAGGAAATGAACGATGCTGGACAATTTTATACCAATCGCGTTTTGAAGGATTGGAAAGAGAA AGACAAAACGCACGTGGATTGGTGTAAAGCGTGGGTACAAGCATTGACCGATCTTCAGCAATACGTTCGACAACATCATACGACGGGATTGGTATGGGCCAAGTCTGGTTCTGCGCCAGTGGGGattccaccaccaccaccgccgtcGATGCCTTTGCCCGACGTCTCTGCTTTGAACGTCAGTGACGATAGAAGTGCTCTCTTCGCTGAAATTAATCAAGGGGAAGGTATTACGAAGA ACTTGAAGAAAGTCACGTCGGACATGCAGACTCATAAGAATCCGTCTTTAAGAACCGGACCAGCTCCTTTCAAAGCTCCGGTTCTTGGCAACGCGGTATCAGCGAAATCAGTAACACCTGCTAATGTACCGATCGATAAACCTCCGGTATTTACTAAAGATGGCAAAAAGTGGCTTGTG GAATATCACAAAGGTAACAAGGACTTGCTCGTCGACAACGTCGAGATGAACAACGTTGTCTACATGTTCCGTTGCCAGGACAGTACCATGGTCGtcaaaggaaaagtaaattcCATCGTGATGGATTCTTGCCGCAAATCATCGGTTGTATTCGACTCGGTCGTATCGAGTATCGAGTTCGTCAACTGCCAAAGCGTACAGATGCAA GTACTCGGAAAGGTGCCAACTATTTCGATCGACAAGACGGACGGCTGTCAAATGTATCTCAATTCGGAATCATTGGACGTCGAGCTCATAACAAGCAAATCTAGCGAAATGAATGTCATGGTACCGAAAGGGAATGGAGATTAC
- the LOC122631616 gene encoding adenylyl cyclase-associated protein 1 isoform X1 has product MFKCCVCNKSSRKEKLLGNEMTSNKSSGNKVGDSSMKSEDEMREEMKEKANGEVQRCEKGSSLLENHVVSSEKLTTGNNDEKGKVEKAEKIEKGEEGMLEHEGGEVEETNRERDTKGTTKGGGNEGKAEEGDGGIGGVETTIPSSATSIKVVVKSNLYNASAYIERTIDDGPEEEGDDSVFESCPNENENDNENETTGKTTTVSAIPRWLSEEEEADPGSEGCSGMQEPPATPVARDELALRRHRFFSDLLQATQNSSEHRVRFDPLGPMVHAGCEANDREEHLEDLVNRLENVTKRLERVPAQSAVAQTQETAVQTNTPSPKKPQPVSTRNAAASPLSSPEKASIVWSINGNNNSNNMSIAGYEDLLAGSVKEYLQLSQKIGGDVATHSQMVEKAFQIQLRFIQLAASRSAPMNQSEQMSLLAPTSTQIQQIQEFSEKNRNSAFFNHLAAISGSIPALGWVAVSPTPAPYVKEMNDAGQFYTNRVLKDWKEKDKTHVDWCKAWVQALTDLQQYVRQHHTTGLVWAKSGSAPVGIPPPPPPSMPLPDVSALNVSDDRSALFAEINQGEGITKNLKKVTSDMQTHKNPSLRTGPAPFKAPVLGNAVSAKSVTPANVPIDKPPVFTKDGKKWLVEYHKGNKDLLVDNVEMNNVVYMFRCQDSTMVVKGKVNSIVMDSCRKSSVVFDSVVSSIEFVNCQSVQMQVLGKVPTISIDKTDGCQMYLNSESLDVELITSKSSEMNVMVPKGNGDYTEYPVPEQFKTTISPKGLSTIAVDSLG; this is encoded by the exons ATGTTCAAATGCTGCGTTTGCAATAAGAGTTCGAGGAAGGAAAAGCTTTTGGGCAACGAAATGACCAGCAATAAATCGTCGGGAAATAAAGTCGGAGATTCATCGATGAAAAGCGAGGACGAGATGCGAGAAGAGATGAAGGAGAAGGCTAATGGCGAGGTTCAGAGATGCGAGAAGGGGTCTTCTTTATTGGAAAATCACGTAGTTAGCTCGGAAAAATTAACTACGGGTAATAATGACGAGAAGGGAAAGGTTGAGAAAGCGGAGAAAATCGAGAAAGGCGAGGAAGGAATGTTGGAACACGAGGGGGGAGAGGTAGAAGAGACGAATAGGGAACGAGACACTAAGGGAACGACTAAGGGGGGTGGAAACGAGGGGAAAGCTGAGGAGGGTGATGGTGGTATCGGTGGCGTTGAAACGACGATACCTTCTTCCGCTACTAGCATCAAAGTCGTAGTTAAATCGAATCTTTACAATGCCTCGGCTTACatagaaagaacgatcgaCGACGGTCCCGAGGAGGAAGGGGACGATTCCGTTTTCGAATCGTGtccgaacgagaacgagaatgaTAATGAAAACGAAACCACTGGGAAAACTACGACAG TTTCTGCGATTCCACGTTGGCTGTccgaagaggaagaagctgATCCGGGATCGGAGGGATGCAGTGGTATGCAAGAACCCCCTGCTACTCCTGTAGCTCGCGACGAGCTCGCTCTGAGGCGACACAGGTTCTTCTCCGATTTGCTACAGGCTACGCAGAACTCCTCGGAGCACAGAGTGAGGTTCGACCCGCTAGGACCGATGGTGCACGCCG GTTGCGAAGCGAACGACAGGGAGGAACATCTGGAGGATTTGGTGAATCGACTTGAGAACGTAACTAAGCGATTGGAGAGAGTACCGGCACAGTCTGCTGTAGCTCAAACTCAAGAAACCGCGGTGCAAACTAACACCCCGTCACCGAAGAAACCGCAACCGGTGTCGACGAGAAACGCAGCGGCGTCGCCTTTATCGTCGCCCGAAAAAGCGTCGATAGTTTGGTCGATCAAcggcaacaacaacagcaacaacatgTCGATAGCAGGATACGAGGACCTTTTGGCAGGATCGGTGAAGGAATATCTTCAGCTAAGTCAAAAGATTGGCGGGGATGTAGCTACTCACAGTCAAATGGTTGAAAAAGCTTTCCA AATCCAACTACGTTTCATCCAACTGGCTGCATCTCGCTCGGCGCCGATGAATCAATCCGAACAAATGTCTCTCCTTGCACCAACCTCGACGCAGATTCAACAGATACAAGAATTCAGCGAGAAGAATAGAAACTCCGCGTTCTTTAATCATCTCGCTGCTATCAGCGGAAGTATTCCAGCATTGGGATGGGTCGCGGTCTCTCCGACGCCAGCTCCTTACGTAAAGGAAATGAACGATGCTGGACAATTTTATACCAATCGCGTTTTGAAGGATTGGAAAGAGAA AGACAAAACGCACGTGGATTGGTGTAAAGCGTGGGTACAAGCATTGACCGATCTTCAGCAATACGTTCGACAACATCATACGACGGGATTGGTATGGGCCAAGTCTGGTTCTGCGCCAGTGGGGattccaccaccaccaccgccgtcGATGCCTTTGCCCGACGTCTCTGCTTTGAACGTCAGTGACGATAGAAGTGCTCTCTTCGCTGAAATTAATCAAGGGGAAGGTATTACGAAGA ACTTGAAGAAAGTCACGTCGGACATGCAGACTCATAAGAATCCGTCTTTAAGAACCGGACCAGCTCCTTTCAAAGCTCCGGTTCTTGGCAACGCGGTATCAGCGAAATCAGTAACACCTGCTAATGTACCGATCGATAAACCTCCGGTATTTACTAAAGATGGCAAAAAGTGGCTTGTG GAATATCACAAAGGTAACAAGGACTTGCTCGTCGACAACGTCGAGATGAACAACGTTGTCTACATGTTCCGTTGCCAGGACAGTACCATGGTCGtcaaaggaaaagtaaattcCATCGTGATGGATTCTTGCCGCAAATCATCGGTTGTATTCGACTCGGTCGTATCGAGTATCGAGTTCGTCAACTGCCAAAGCGTACAGATGCAA GTACTCGGAAAGGTGCCAACTATTTCGATCGACAAGACGGACGGCTGTCAAATGTATCTCAATTCGGAATCATTGGACGTCGAGCTCATAACAAGCAAATCTAGCGAAATGAATGTCATGGTACCGAAAGGGAATGGAGATTAC
- the LOC122631611 gene encoding uncharacterized protein LOC122631611, translating to MDISNGLQIDRIKSNGLLSSLNSSIHDDLSNNLTMDEPTCILSQNNNVIEMSQIRLYQIKRKLESLDNVLRAYSMLDSCVTRNVERSKEKNNEIQAIYQNLVDTLDAIKLGIENINKTKRNKISFEINAKEYSDKMLQTTSSDYELFESIDSEGNSSISMKSYTERLIEHPLDSAIVDKNQRSEKRSIKTDATFALSRSNHVIILDQESLLNDFQRQDKKELSGFPNSLEIDEDPSIISTNSSQLEISKDSDLENESTAMLIREALQCKKELLSRVKLHKFYSNVEVRKEREETTENFKDVDAAWLDTEKSFQSKLLDIITEESTSSCTDKTSRTYIFLQMKQSSEMSDGSSSSSNMEIDDEKQENDNTKNGKITSETCNSSKEALPIVSSQYFSFNDLSILPKQQNIPFRKLPNDSKSSLAKKDKSIKSTNSLQGKRPYREVATWDDDDIDDDRKRHCHRDDEEKNRLISSKRLRKARSVPESFRKKGTNNVRRNINEVTLKTMRNINSMEWFGDTGNEDEDTILRKNENEGIISFGTDDLLSWNRITDSSSGGSIKYQFTIDNGSMTNFFSSKDSNLEICNKYSSNKEKDETVYNQDLSLRRRPGMLSFAQLKMNTLLTDENDIFKNPYFLGEKTLSEATCGETIELNLIPISVSIDSHESNLLAVTRSKIFDDLNKVSSTLRISYNNDLETGNVTEIIENDENDEPDKKEIQKIPDNGKSIVYISDRAMELADRNNDERKKVQRKWLFNETKRSNNVTSSRSNVITQKSSSYFTGDTSSSMSKIDFESCRISKSNISMNSSFKEINIQNDILESCIDSCINLLRKVETDKNESLQSIDVTSSECASNDNETSNKTSVSYIEANDCKSTNEIFVQKESNVKQLKNKSEGFIFDGSIQYKKPPVDEQSVKRNSRAINSNWAKYKKSSIDTKSKDSIKVERGTYSKRNLTSNNSQLKIKSDLSIIDGKDNAPNATRSYTRPNSCNLSQERSRPCASSCKNDFSSRSAVFSQCDDRRSTKEEAKKDKAKFDKTETHSNHALSTPKSFSKSCIPILKSRLDARRMEHICRPKSPMRGPLTMTGLYRDKINNNDENVNEVNVIPTEGTSMNKKELQQHLDNSKTFETRFKTGSSKESTNVIDENCSNNASRERTIIYVNIINHHDHNVTRILDPEKFLEYTRKEVLVAQNVNELDAKLENNASSSSVIMSQEKDTLPKLVTIVSSVTNEADNDENDSNGTSSRHVFTGTLKNFWFVTIHQKEMEVSVKPSVTDTSTSMSDFLKISETMPLHEHQIFGMPKELSNEEYSYLFEILTRKQNLGHLKEIENLCQRLRLGNKNLE from the coding sequence ATGGATATATCTAACGGTTTACAAATTGACAGGATCAAGAGCAACGGTTTGCTATCTTCGTTAAATTCAAGCATTCACGATGATTTATCGAATAACTTAACGATGGACGAGCCGACGTGTATCCTTTCTCAAAATAATAACGTCATAGAAATGTCCCAGATACGATTGTATCAGATCAAACGGAAATTGGAAAGTCTCGATAACGTTTTACGAGCATACAGCATGTTAGACTCTTGCGTTACGAGAAAtgtcgaacgatcgaaggaaaaaaacaacgaGATCCAAGCGATTTATCAAAACCTCGTCGATACTCTCGACGCGATAAAACTAGGGATCGAGAATATCaacaaaacgaagagaaataaaatttctttcgagatcAACGCTAAGGAATACAGCGACAAGATGTTGCAAACGACTAGCAGCGATTACGAATTATTTGAAAGTATCGATTCCGAGGGAAATTCCTCGATTTCCATGAAAAGTTATACCGAACGATTGATCGAGCATCCGTTAGACTCGGCGATCGTTGATAAGAATCAACGAagcgagaaacgatcgattaaaaccGACGCAACGTTCGCGTTATCTCGATCCAATCACGTCATAATACTGGATCAAGAGTCTCTTCTAAACGATTTCCAAAGGCAggataagaaagaattatCAGGCTTTCCCAATTCGTTGGAAATCGACGAGGATCCATCGATCATTTCTACGAACTCCAGTCAATTGGAAATATCGAAAGACAGCGACTTGGAAAACGAGTCAACTGCGATGTTAATTCGGGAAGCTTTACAATGCAAGAAAGAACTTTTGTCGCGTGTCAAGTTGCACAAGTTCTATTCGAATGTCGAGGtcaggaaagaaagagaagaaactacGGAGAACTTCAAGGACGTTGATGCTGCTTGGCTGGACACGGAGAAAAGTTTCCAGTCAAAGTTGTTGGACATCATTACCGAAGAATCTACCAGTAGTTGTACCGACAAAACTAGTAgaacttatatatttcttcagaTGAAGCAATCGAGCGAAATGTCCGACGGttcctcgtcatcgtcgaaCATGGAGATAGACGATGAAAAGCAAGAGAATGACAATACGAAGAACGGAAAGATTACGTCAGAGACGTGTAACTCGTCGAAGGAAGCTTTACCCATTGTCTCTTCCCAATACTTCAGTTTCAACGATCTCTCGATCCTTCCGAAACAGCAAAATATTCCTTTCCGAAAACTTCCGAACGATTCTAAATCGTCTTTAGCTAAGAAAGATAAGTCGATAAAAAGTACAAATTCGTTACAGGGTAAAAGACCGTACAGGGAAGTCGCGACTTGGGACGACGACGATATAGATGACGATCGAAAAAGGCATTGTCATCgtgacgacgaagaaaaaaatcgtttaatatcTTCCAAGCGATTACGTAAAGCTAGAAGCGTGCCTGAatcttttcgtaaaaaaggAACTAACaacgttcgaagaaatatcAACGAGGTTACGTTGAAAACCATGAGAAACATAAATTCTATGGAATGGTTTGGGGATACaggaaacgaagacgaagatactattcttcgaaagaacgaaaacgaagGAATTATCTCATTTGGAACGGACGATTTATTGTCTTGGAATCGAATTACCGACTCGTCTAGCGGCGgaagtataaaatatcaatttacgatcgataacgGAAGCATGACAAACTTTTTCTCATCCAAAGACTCGAATTTAGAAATATGTAACAAGTATTCGTCgaacaaggaaaaagatgaGACTGTCTACAATCAGGATTTATCGTTAAGAAGACGTCCGGGTATGCTTTCGTTCGCTCAATTAAAAATGAACACTTTACTGACCGATGAGAACGATATATTCAAGAATCCATACTTCCTCGGTGAAAAGACCCTGTCAGAAGCAACGTGTGGCGAGACCATCGAATTGAATCTAATTCCGATATCAGTGTCGATCGACTCGCACGAATCTAATCTTCTCGCAGTAACCCGCAGCAAAATTTTCGACGACTTGAACAAAGTCTCTTCCACATTGCGAATCTCTTATAATAATGATCTAGAAACTGGTAACGTCACCGAGATCATCGAGAACGATGAGAACGATGAACCTGACAAAAAGGAAATCCAAAAGATTCCGGATAATGGGAAAAGTATAGTTTATATTTCCGATCGTGCGATGGAACTCGCCGATCGCaataacgacgaaagaaaaaaagttcaaAGAAAGTGGCTTTTCAATGAGACGAAGCGATCGAATAACGTAACGAGCTCTCGATCGAACGTGATCACACAAAAAAGTAGCTCGTACTTCACGGGCGATACTTCGAGTTCCATGAGCAAGATAGATTTTGAATCTTGCCGGATATCCAAGAGTAATATCAGCATGAattcttctttcaaagaaataaacattcaaaatgatatattgGAATCGTGCATAGACTCGTGCATCAATTTATTAAGGAAAGTAGAAACggataaaaatgaatcgttGCAATCGATAGATGTAACGTCGAGCGAATGCGCTTCCAACGACAATGAGACAAGTAACAAAACATCTGTTTCGTACATCGAAGCGAACGATTGCAAATCGACTAATGAAATTTTCGTGCAAAAAGAATCGAACGTGaaacaattgaaaaataaatccgAGGGATTCATATTCGATGGAAGCATCCAGTACAAGAAACCACCTGTTGACGAGCAAAGCGTAAAGAGAAATTCGCGTGCGATTAATTCGAATTGGgccaaatataaaaaatcaagcATCGATACGAAATCGAAAGATTCGATAAAGGTAGAACGTGGGACGTATTCGAAGAGAAACCTAACGAGTAATAATTCTCagcttaaaataaaaagtgatttAAGTATAATCGATGGCAAAGATAACGCACCAAACGCTACAAGATCTTACACGAGGCCGAACAGTTGCAATCTATCTCAAGAAAGATCTCGACCTTGCGCGAGTTcttgtaaaaatgatttttcgtCTCGCTCTGCCGTTTTCTCGCAATGCGATGATCGAAGATCGACGAAGGAGGAAGCGAAGAAAGACAAAGCTAAATTCGACAAAACGGAAACGCATTCTAATCACGCGCTGTCGACTCCGAAGTCATTTTCGAAATCTTGCATACCCATATTGAAAAGTCGATTGGATGCACGAAGAATGGAACATATATGTCGGCCGAAAAGTCCGATGAGGGGACCCTTAACGATGACTGGATTATATCgggataaaataaataataacgatgagaACGTCAACGAAGTCAACGTGATTCCGACGGAAGGTACttctatgaataaaaaagaattgcagCAACATCTGGATAACAGTAAAACGTTCGAGACGAGATTTAAAACGGGATCATCCAAAGAAAGTACGAACGTCATCGATGAAAATTGTAGCAATAACGCGTCTCGCGAACGGACGATAATATAcgtgaatataattaatcatcaCGATCACAATGTGACGAGAATATTGGATCCTGAAAAATTTCTCGAGTATACGAGAAAAGAAGTACTCGTTGCGCAAAACGTAAATGAGCTGGACGCAAAATTAGAGAACAATGCGTCATCATCTTCCGTAATAATGTCGCAGGAAAAAGATACCTTGCCGAAACTCGTAACCATCGTGTCCTCCGTCACGAACGAGGCCGATAACGACGAAAACGATTCCAACGGTACGTCCAGTCGGCATGTATTCACAggtacattaaaaaatttctggTTTGTTACCATTCACCAAAAGGAAATGGAAGTTTCGGTGAAGCCGTCCGTTACGGACACGAGCACGTCGATGTCcgactttttaaaaatcagcGAAACAATGCCGTTGCACGAGCATCAAATATTTGGAATGCCAAAGGAATTAAGCAACGAGGAGTATTCTTACTTGTTCGAAATTCTTACCCGGAAACAAAATCTCGGCCATTTAAAGGAGATTGAAAACTTGTGCCAGAGACTTAGGCtaggaaacaaaaatttagaGTGA
- the LOC122631626 gene encoding serine palmitoyltransferase 1, whose product MSSKFLFLESMEILSTIPQYYTLLEVFAILLFLWFIVKKVYRRENVTLTEDELEKKLSEWKPEPLTPEIDPNHPSLHPLKVSTKVGKRILVDNKDCLNLGTHNYLGLTENKEINEIATETIKKYGVGSCGPRGFYGTVDVHLELEERLAKFTDTEEAIVYSYGFSTIATAIPGYCKKNDLVFVDEKINFAIQKGLDASRSTIKYFKHNDVQHLHDLLLEQENKDKKNPKASKIKRFLIIEGIYLYTGQICPLPELITLCKKYKLRIFIDESISIGTLGAHGKGITEHFGVPKHEIDLIMGSLETAIGSIGGFCVGTTFIVEHQRLGALGYCFSASLPPLLTTAAITAINIMENNPHIFKSLKDKCITIDNALKEVPYIETPSFAESPLKHLYLKEKKNYSEEIKILTSISKRCIENNLAIISPTYLETEKHLPRPSLRLCVSVLLTESDINFAISTLKKCIKEILT is encoded by the exons ATGAGTtccaaatttctatttctagaATCAATGGAGATTCTTAGTACTATACCGCAATATTATACTTTGTTGGAAGTATTCGCCATACTGTTGTTCTTATGGTTCATTGTCAAAAAAGTTTACCGTAGAGAAAATGTAACTCTAACGGAAGATGAATTggagaaaaaattatcagaATGGAAACCGGAACCATTGACGCCTGAAATAGATCCTAATCATCCTTCTTTACATCCTTTAAAAGTATCTACCAAAGTTGGTAAAAGAATCTTAGTCGATAACAAAGATTGCCTTAATTTGGGAACTCACAATTACTTGGGCCtaacagaaaataaagaaataaatgaaattgcaactgaaactattaaaaaatatggagTTGGTTCCTGTGGACCACGTGGTTTTTATGGAACTGTTGACGTTCATCTTGAATTGGAAGAAAGATTGGCTAAATTTACAGATACCGAAGAAGCTATCGTATACTCTTATGGATTCAGTACCATTGCCACTGCCATACCtggatattgtaaaaaaaatgatctggTGTTTgtggatgaaaaaataaattttgccATACAAAAAGGATTAGATGCTTCTAGGTcgacgattaaatattttaaacacaATGATGTGCAACATCTGCATGATTTGTTGTTAGAACAAGAAAacaaggataagaaaaatccTAAAGCTTCTAAAATCAAACGCTTCTTAATTATAGAAggaatttatttgtatacagGGCAGATTTGCCCTTTACCTGAATTAATTAcgttatgtaaaaaatataaacttagAATATTCATTGATGAATCTATATCAATTGGAACCCTTGGTGCTCATGGAAAAGGGATCACAGAACATTTTGGTGTTCCTAAACatgaaatcgatttaattatgg GATCCTTAGAAACAGCTATAGGATCTATTGGTGGATTTTGTGTTGGTACTACTTTTATCGTCGAACATCAACGTTTGGGTGCCCTTGGGTATTGCTTCTCAGCATCTTTACCACCACTTTTAACAACAGCAGCTATTACTGCTATAAATATCATGGAAAATAATCCACATATATTCAAATCTTTGAAAGATAAGTGTATAACTATAGATAATGCTCTTAAAGAAGTGCCGTATATTGAAACTCCAAGCTTTGCAGAGTCTcctttaaaacatttatatttgaaagaaaagaaaaattattctgaagaaataaaaatcctcACTTCTATTTCTAAAAGGTgcatcgaaaataatttagcTATAATAAGTCCTACATATCTGGAAACAGAAAAACATCTGCCAAGACCTAGCTTACGTCTTTGTGTCTCTGTATTATTAACTGAAAGTGATATTAATTTTGCAATATCTACATTAAAGAAgtgtattaaagaaattttaacataa